The following is a genomic window from Liolophura sinensis isolate JHLJ2023 chromosome 10, CUHK_Ljap_v2, whole genome shotgun sequence.
ATTTCAGATAAGTGTGAAATGTTCCCTCTCAAAATTAAACACATAAAGCATATAAAATGAAACACATATACTTACGAATCCATTTTTGTCCGCTATGTCGTTTGTGAGTTTGAGTTTATGAAATGAGACAACTCGCTGCATCCATCGCTCACCGGAACAAGGCGAGTCTGGGTGGATGTACATGCGCTTTGGCATTTCCGGATCAGCTTTTCCCGCCACCACCCAATGGTTGTTATGAAATTTGTAACGGCAACTGTCCACGGAGACTATAtccataagtaaaatatattgGCACTTTTTGTCCAGTCCTGACATGCGCACTTTATATGGTGGAAACATCCGTCTGAAATAAAAGAGGAACATTCTTTTTACCTCCCcgaaatgaaatgaaaccttGGTGTCTGATGTTGTTATTCTGACAATTAAATTATCCAAAGTAAAGGATCAGattcgacattcgtataccactggTAGACCATTAAGAGACGTAGAtaagtcaataatcacaagactcATTTCCAAAAACAGTTACACTACAAAGAaaccagttccca
Proteins encoded in this region:
- the LOC135476825 gene encoding T-box transcription factor TBX3-like, which encodes MVITKAGRRMFPPYKVRMSGLDKKCQYILLMDIVSVDSCRYKFHNNHWVVAGKADPEMPKRMYIHPDSPCSGERWMQRVVSFHKLKLTNDIADKNGFVILNSMHKYQPRFHLVQANDLSKLPYKRFRTFVFKETAFMAVTAYQNTKITQLKIDHNPFAKGFRVNGAAKRDKR